One Mycolicibacterium parafortuitum DNA segment encodes these proteins:
- the kdpB gene encoding potassium-transporting ATPase subunit KdpB: MTLTTVEHAHRKHTAAAGSTKLRGGLLEPAMLWKSLPDAVAKLNPRTLWRNPVMFIVEIGAAWSTVLAVLDPSWFAWLIVVWLWLTVVFANLAEAVAEGRGKAQADSLRKAKTDTLARRLTASGGEEQVAAPLLQLGDIVVVEAGQTIPGDGDVIGGIASVDESAITGESAPVIRESGGDRSAVTGGTTVLSDRIVVKITQKPGESFIDRMIALVEGANRQKTPNEIALNILLASLTIVFLFAVATLQPLAIYSVMNNPGLPNSLALNVDGISGIVMVSLLVCLIPTTIGALLSAIGIAGMDRLVQRNVLAMSGRAVEAAGDVNTLLLDKTGTITLGNRQAAAFVPLAGVPPETLADAAQLSSLADETPEGRSVVVFAKQEFGFRGRTPGELDHASWIEFSANTRMSGVDVDGRRLRKGATGAVADWVRAEGGTVPSELGEIADAIAAAGGTPLAVGEVRDGRATVLGVIHLKDVVKQGMRERFAEMRRMGIRTVMITGDNPLTAKAIADEAGVDDFLAEATPEDKMALIKKEQAGGRLVAMTGDGTNDAPALAQADVGVAMNTGTSAAKEAGNMVDLDSDPTKLIEIVEIGKQLLITRGALTTFSIANDIAKYFAIIPALFVGLFPGLELLNVMRLHSPQSAILSAVIFNAVVIVALIPLALRGVRYTPSSAAKLLSRNLYVFGLGGIVAPFLGIKAIDLVIQLFPGM, translated from the coding sequence ATGACCCTCACCACCGTCGAACACGCCCACCGAAAGCACACGGCCGCAGCAGGTTCCACCAAACTCCGCGGCGGGCTGCTCGAACCCGCCATGCTGTGGAAGTCGCTGCCCGACGCGGTCGCCAAGCTCAACCCGCGCACGCTGTGGCGCAACCCGGTGATGTTCATCGTCGAGATCGGCGCGGCCTGGAGCACCGTGCTGGCCGTGCTGGACCCGTCGTGGTTCGCGTGGCTGATCGTGGTGTGGCTGTGGCTGACCGTCGTGTTCGCCAACCTCGCCGAAGCGGTCGCCGAGGGACGCGGCAAGGCCCAGGCCGATTCGCTGCGCAAGGCCAAGACCGACACGCTGGCGCGCAGGCTCACCGCGTCCGGCGGGGAGGAACAGGTCGCCGCGCCGCTGCTGCAGCTGGGCGACATCGTCGTCGTCGAGGCCGGGCAGACCATCCCGGGCGACGGCGACGTCATCGGCGGCATCGCGTCGGTCGACGAGTCGGCCATCACCGGCGAATCCGCGCCCGTCATCCGCGAATCCGGCGGCGACCGGTCCGCGGTCACCGGCGGCACCACCGTGCTGTCGGACCGCATCGTCGTCAAGATCACCCAGAAGCCCGGCGAGAGCTTCATCGACCGGATGATCGCGCTCGTCGAAGGCGCCAACCGGCAGAAGACCCCCAACGAGATCGCGCTGAACATCCTGCTGGCGTCGCTGACCATCGTGTTCCTGTTCGCGGTCGCGACCCTGCAACCGCTGGCGATCTACTCGGTGATGAACAACCCCGGGTTGCCGAACAGCTTGGCGCTCAACGTCGACGGCATCTCCGGGATCGTGATGGTCTCGCTGCTGGTGTGCCTGATCCCGACCACCATCGGTGCGCTGCTGAGCGCCATCGGCATCGCCGGCATGGACCGCCTCGTGCAGCGCAACGTGCTGGCCATGTCCGGGCGTGCCGTCGAAGCGGCCGGCGACGTCAACACGCTGCTGCTGGACAAGACGGGCACCATCACCCTCGGCAACCGCCAGGCGGCGGCATTCGTGCCGTTGGCCGGCGTGCCGCCGGAAACCCTCGCCGACGCCGCCCAGCTGTCCAGCCTCGCCGACGAAACCCCGGAGGGCCGGTCGGTCGTCGTCTTCGCCAAGCAGGAGTTCGGGTTTCGCGGCCGCACCCCGGGCGAACTCGACCACGCGAGCTGGATCGAGTTCAGTGCCAACACCCGGATGTCGGGTGTCGACGTCGACGGGCGGCGCCTACGCAAGGGTGCCACCGGCGCGGTCGCAGACTGGGTGCGTGCCGAAGGTGGCACGGTCCCAAGCGAACTCGGCGAGATCGCCGACGCTATCGCCGCCGCCGGCGGCACCCCGCTGGCGGTCGGTGAGGTGCGCGACGGCCGCGCGACGGTGCTGGGGGTCATCCATCTCAAGGACGTCGTCAAGCAGGGCATGCGGGAACGTTTCGCCGAGATGCGCCGCATGGGCATCCGGACGGTGATGATCACCGGCGACAACCCGTTGACCGCCAAGGCGATCGCCGACGAGGCCGGCGTCGACGACTTCCTCGCCGAGGCCACGCCCGAGGACAAGATGGCGCTGATCAAGAAGGAGCAGGCCGGCGGCCGCCTGGTCGCGATGACCGGTGACGGCACCAACGACGCCCCCGCACTGGCCCAGGCCGACGTCGGCGTCGCGATGAACACCGGCACCTCGGCGGCCAAAGAGGCCGGCAACATGGTCGATCTCGACTCCGACCCGACCAAGCTCATCGAGATCGTCGAGATCGGCAAGCAGTTGCTGATCACCCGCGGCGCGCTGACGACGTTCTCCATCGCCAACGACATCGCGAAGTACTTCGCGATCATCCCGGCGCTGTTCGTCGGCCTGTTCCCGGGGCTGGAACTGCTCAACGTGATGCGGTTGCACAGCCCGCAGTCGGCGATCCTGTCCGCGGTGATCTTCAACGCCGTCGTCATCGTCGCGCTGATCCCGCTGGCACTGCGCGGTGTCCGCTACACACCGAGCAGCGCGGCAAAACTGTTGAGCCGCAACCTCTATGTCTTCGGCCTCGGCGGCATCGTCGCGCCGTTCCTCGGCATCAAGGCCATCGACCTCGTCATCCAACTCTTCCCAGGAATGTGA
- the kdpA gene encoding potassium-transporting ATPase subunit KdpA yields the protein MSADVAGTLFVLSLIVALAAVHVPLGDYMYRVYTAPGHSRVERGMYRLIGADPKAEQTWGGYARSVLAFSAVSVVFLFVLQLVQGRLPLALPDPGTEMTPALAWNTAVSFVTNTNWQAYSGESTQGHLVQMAGLTVQNFVSAAVGMAVAAAFVRGLARHTSAELGNFWVDLIRGSFRILLPIAIVGAVILIAGGVIQNFHLHEQVVSTLAGGTQTIPGGPVAGQEAIKELGTNGGGFFNVNSAHPFENPTAWTNWVEIFLLTVIAFSLPRTFGRMVGSPKQGYAIVAVMSVIAVLSVSLTMAFQIQHHGTVPTAVGSSMEGVEQRFGVANSAVFAAATTLTSTGAVDSFHDSYTSLGGMMTMFNMMLGEVAPGGVGSGLYGMLILAIITVFVAGLMVGRTPEYLGKKITPREIKLAATYFLITPLIVLTGTAAAMALPEQRAGMLNTGPHGLSEVLYAFTSAANNNGSAFAGLTVNTPWYNTALGLAMLFGRFLPIIFALALAGALARQGKTPESVGTLPTHRPQFVGMVAGVTLILVALTFLPMLALGPLAEGLHS from the coding sequence CTCGCGCGTCGAGCGCGGGATGTACCGGCTGATCGGCGCCGACCCGAAGGCCGAGCAGACCTGGGGTGGCTACGCCCGCAGCGTGCTCGCGTTCTCGGCGGTCAGCGTGGTGTTCCTGTTCGTCCTGCAACTGGTGCAGGGCAGGCTGCCGCTGGCGTTGCCGGACCCCGGCACCGAGATGACCCCGGCGCTGGCCTGGAACACCGCCGTGAGCTTCGTGACCAACACGAACTGGCAGGCCTACTCCGGGGAGTCCACACAGGGCCATCTCGTGCAGATGGCCGGGCTGACGGTGCAGAACTTCGTCTCCGCCGCCGTCGGCATGGCGGTCGCCGCCGCGTTCGTCCGCGGCCTCGCCCGCCACACCAGTGCCGAGCTCGGCAACTTCTGGGTCGACCTGATCCGCGGCAGCTTCCGGATCCTGCTGCCCATCGCGATCGTCGGCGCCGTCATCCTGATCGCCGGCGGCGTCATCCAGAACTTCCACCTGCACGAGCAGGTCGTCTCCACACTGGCCGGCGGCACGCAGACCATCCCCGGCGGGCCGGTGGCCGGCCAGGAGGCGATCAAGGAGCTCGGCACCAACGGCGGCGGCTTCTTCAACGTCAACTCGGCACATCCGTTCGAGAACCCGACCGCATGGACCAACTGGGTGGAGATCTTTCTGCTCACCGTCATCGCGTTCTCGTTGCCGCGCACCTTCGGCCGGATGGTGGGCAGCCCGAAACAGGGCTACGCGATCGTGGCCGTGATGTCGGTCATCGCGGTGCTCAGCGTCAGCCTGACGATGGCGTTCCAGATCCAGCATCACGGGACCGTCCCGACGGCGGTCGGCTCATCGATGGAAGGTGTGGAACAGCGCTTCGGCGTGGCCAATTCGGCGGTGTTCGCCGCGGCCACCACGCTCACCTCGACCGGTGCGGTGGACTCGTTCCACGATTCCTACACCAGCCTCGGCGGCATGATGACGATGTTCAACATGATGCTCGGCGAGGTCGCGCCCGGTGGGGTGGGTTCGGGCCTCTACGGCATGCTGATCCTGGCGATCATCACCGTCTTCGTCGCCGGCCTGATGGTCGGACGCACCCCGGAATATCTGGGCAAGAAGATCACCCCGCGCGAGATCAAGCTCGCCGCAACGTATTTCCTGATCACCCCGCTGATCGTGCTGACCGGCACCGCCGCGGCGATGGCGCTGCCCGAGCAGCGGGCCGGCATGCTCAACACCGGACCACACGGGCTCTCCGAGGTGCTCTACGCGTTCACCTCGGCGGCCAACAACAACGGGTCGGCGTTCGCCGGCCTCACCGTCAACACCCCCTGGTACAACACCGCTCTCGGGCTGGCGATGCTGTTCGGCCGGTTCCTGCCGATCATCTTCGCCCTGGCGCTGGCCGGTGCGCTGGCCCGGCAGGGCAAGACCCCGGAATCGGTCGGCACGCTGCCGACGCACCGCCCGCAGTTCGTCGGCATGGTCGCCGGCGTCACGCTGATCCTGGTCGCCCTGACCTTCCTGCCCATGCTCGCCCTCGGGCCCCTCGCCGAAGGACTCCACTCATGA